A single window of Cellulomonas sp. NTE-D12 DNA harbors:
- a CDS encoding cell filamentation protein Fic has product MSPATEPADDVLAGLAALPGVPAAVTRARDACTELRRHPAMRRRWSEVRVRAGLEAARASAALDGVRVPVENVQALAAGAPAQGPTDDVVRGAVRTHAAVERLMPDLGAPGRVGDGRGTLGPLPLGQLLARLHTLAATGRVPDEELGRPRGDRPTADLAGLGAAPAGADVGHRLAVLTEAVHRTAAPAGVVAAVLHGELLALRPFTAANGAVARAVARLAVTAGGLDPTGCAVAEPAWADAPLVYQATAAGFATGEPDRVAAWLVLCADAVAEGAVRAARLADEMLSH; this is encoded by the coding sequence GTGAGCCCCGCGACCGAGCCCGCTGACGACGTGCTGGCGGGGCTGGCGGCCCTCCCCGGCGTCCCCGCCGCCGTGACCAGGGCCCGGGACGCCTGCACCGAGCTGCGCCGGCATCCCGCGATGCGGCGGCGCTGGTCCGAGGTGCGGGTGCGCGCCGGCCTCGAGGCAGCCCGGGCGAGCGCCGCGCTGGACGGCGTGCGGGTACCGGTCGAGAACGTGCAGGCGCTGGCCGCCGGCGCACCCGCACAGGGGCCGACGGACGACGTCGTCCGTGGCGCGGTGCGGACGCACGCGGCCGTCGAGCGCCTGATGCCGGACCTCGGTGCACCGGGTCGGGTCGGCGACGGCAGGGGCACCCTCGGCCCGCTCCCGCTGGGCCAGCTGCTCGCGCGGCTGCACACCCTCGCGGCGACGGGCAGGGTTCCCGACGAGGAGCTGGGCCGCCCCCGCGGCGACCGCCCGACCGCCGACCTCGCCGGTCTGGGAGCCGCGCCGGCCGGTGCGGACGTCGGCCACCGGCTGGCCGTGCTGACCGAGGCCGTCCACCGCACCGCCGCCCCTGCCGGGGTGGTCGCCGCCGTGCTGCACGGCGAGCTGCTGGCGCTGCGGCCGTTCACCGCCGCCAACGGCGCGGTCGCCCGTGCCGTCGCCCGGCTCGCCGTCACCGCGGGCGGCCTCGACCCGACCGGGTGCGCCGTCGCGGAGCCCGCCTGGGCGGACGCGCCGCTGGTGTACCAGGCCACCGCCGCGGGCTTCGCCACCGGTGAACCGGACCGGGTCGCGGCCTGGCTGGTGCTCTGCGCCGACGCCGTCGCGGAGGGCGCCGTCCGCGCAGCCCGGCTGGCGGACGAGATGCTGTCGCACTGA
- the nth gene encoding endonuclease III — protein MVPDESTLARTRRARRIDRALAVRFPDAHIELDFRTPFELLVATVLSAQTTDVRVNLTTPALFARFPDAAAMAAADPTELEEILRPTGFFRAKTRAVIGIGQALVERFGGEVPGRMKDLVTLPGVGRKTANVVLGNAFGMPGLPVDTHVLRLSGRLGFTESDDPVQVEQDLCALLPRKDWTMASHHLIFHGRRICFARKPACGACPVFALCPSAGMGENDPVKAAAMVKG, from the coding sequence CTGGTTCCCGACGAGTCCACGCTCGCGCGCACCCGACGAGCACGTCGCATCGACCGCGCGCTGGCGGTCCGCTTCCCTGACGCGCACATCGAGCTGGACTTCCGCACGCCGTTCGAGCTGCTGGTCGCCACCGTCCTGTCGGCGCAGACCACCGACGTGCGCGTCAACCTGACCACCCCGGCACTCTTCGCACGGTTCCCGGACGCCGCCGCGATGGCGGCGGCGGACCCGACCGAGCTCGAGGAGATCCTGCGGCCCACCGGGTTCTTCCGCGCCAAGACGCGGGCCGTCATCGGCATCGGCCAGGCGTTGGTCGAGCGGTTCGGCGGTGAGGTGCCCGGCCGGATGAAGGACCTGGTGACGCTGCCGGGGGTGGGGCGCAAGACGGCGAACGTGGTGCTGGGCAACGCGTTCGGTATGCCCGGCCTGCCCGTGGACACCCACGTGCTGCGACTGTCCGGCCGGCTCGGGTTCACGGAGAGCGACGACCCGGTGCAGGTGGAGCAGGACCTGTGCGCCCTGCTGCCGCGCAAGGACTGGACGATGGCCTCGCACCACCTGATCTTCCACGGCCGCCGGATCTGCTTCGCGCGCAAGCCTGCGTGCGGCGCGTGCCCGGTGTTCGCGCTGTGCCCGTCGGCGGGGATGGGGGAGAACGACCCGGTCAAGGCCGCCGCGATGGTGAAGGGCTGA
- a CDS encoding Crp/Fnr family transcriptional regulator: MADDVVLTAPLFAGLEPDSARTLIASMKSIDVGRGDVLFHEGEPGDRLYVIREGKIKLGTRSSDGRENLLAVLGPGEMIGELSLFDPGTRTATATAISDAVVLEMGHHDLQTWLASTPAVAEHLLQALARRLRRTNEALADLVFSDVPGRVAKALLDLSSRFGRPVDDGIRVAHDLTQEELAQLVGASRETVNKALADFAARGWVRREGRAVVLLDVDRLERRAR; the protein is encoded by the coding sequence GTGGCTGACGACGTGGTGCTGACCGCCCCGCTCTTCGCGGGCCTCGAGCCGGACTCCGCACGCACGCTGATCGCGTCGATGAAGAGCATCGACGTCGGCCGCGGGGACGTGCTGTTCCACGAGGGCGAGCCGGGCGACCGGCTCTACGTGATCCGCGAGGGCAAGATCAAGCTGGGCACCCGCTCCAGCGACGGCCGGGAGAACCTGCTCGCCGTGCTGGGCCCCGGCGAGATGATCGGCGAGCTCTCGCTGTTCGACCCCGGCACGCGCACCGCGACCGCCACCGCGATCTCCGACGCCGTGGTGCTGGAGATGGGTCACCACGACCTGCAGACCTGGTTGGCGTCCACCCCGGCCGTCGCCGAGCACCTGCTGCAGGCGCTCGCTCGCCGGTTGCGCCGCACCAACGAGGCGCTGGCGGACCTGGTGTTCTCCGACGTGCCGGGCCGCGTGGCGAAGGCGCTCCTTGACCTGTCGAGCCGGTTCGGCCGACCGGTGGACGACGGCATCCGCGTGGCGCACGACCTGACGCAGGAGGAGCTGGCCCAGCTGGTCGGCGCGTCCCGCGAGACGGTGAACAAGGCGCTGGCCGACTTCGCCGCACGCGGGTGGGTCCGCCGAGAGGGCCGTGCCGTGGTGCTGCTCGACGTCGACCGCCTGGAGCGGCGCGCGCGCTGA
- a CDS encoding metallophosphoesterase: MGALSRTTGALALAGVGALAWGALVEVHWYALREATVPVLAPGQAPLRVLHVSDLHLTPGQRRKVDWVRDLATTRPHVVVNTGDNWAHLDAMPALLEALEPLLEVPGAFALGSNDYVAPQPKNPARYLQPDARTAQVEPVALPWRELVRRFTSAGWVDLDNHRGVLDVDGRRISLVGTDDAHLDRDRFPAAGGPDDVRGAGSPVDLHVGVTHAPYRRVLDAMLDDGVDLAIAGHTHGGQLGLPFWGALVTNSDLDTRRAKGLHGWPGPRPDRPGGGDSMWLHVSAGLGTSPYAPVRFAVRPEATLLTLVPR; encoded by the coding sequence ATGGGAGCCCTGAGCCGGACGACCGGCGCCCTGGCGCTGGCCGGCGTCGGCGCGCTCGCGTGGGGCGCCCTCGTCGAGGTCCACTGGTACGCGCTACGTGAGGCGACCGTCCCCGTGCTGGCCCCCGGGCAGGCGCCCCTGCGCGTGCTGCACGTGTCCGACCTGCACCTGACACCCGGCCAGCGGCGCAAGGTCGACTGGGTCCGCGACCTGGCGACCACGCGGCCGCACGTCGTCGTGAACACCGGCGACAACTGGGCGCACCTGGACGCGATGCCCGCGCTGCTCGAGGCGCTCGAGCCGCTGCTGGAGGTGCCGGGTGCCTTCGCCCTCGGCTCCAACGACTACGTCGCCCCGCAGCCCAAGAACCCGGCGCGCTACCTGCAGCCGGACGCCCGCACCGCGCAGGTGGAGCCGGTGGCGCTGCCGTGGCGTGAGCTGGTGCGGCGGTTCACGTCGGCCGGATGGGTGGACCTGGACAACCACCGAGGGGTGCTCGACGTCGACGGTCGGCGCATCTCGCTGGTCGGCACGGACGACGCCCACCTCGATCGCGACCGCTTCCCCGCCGCGGGCGGCCCGGACGACGTGCGGGGCGCCGGGAGCCCGGTGGACCTGCACGTCGGCGTCACGCACGCGCCGTACCGGCGGGTGCTGGACGCGATGCTCGACGACGGCGTCGACCTGGCCATCGCCGGGCACACCCACGGCGGACAGCTGGGTCTGCCGTTCTGGGGCGCGCTGGTGACCAACTCCGACCTCGACACGCGGCGGGCGAAGGGTCTGCACGGCTGGCCGGGTCCGCGCCCGGACCGCCCGGGCGGCGGCGACTCGATGTGGCTGCACGTCTCGGCCGGGCTCGGGACCTCGCCGTACGCGCCCGTGCGGTTCGCGGTGCGGCCCGAGGCGACGCTGCTGACGCTCGTCCCGCGCTGA
- a CDS encoding DUF2510 domain-containing protein: MSAPLPPAGWYPDGSTPNVVRWFDGSRWTEHVTPVAAPAALVPGYASGPYAPGYTPGAYAAAAYGPATPVGSDMGPSNGLHWVLPVGRSWQSIVAGYVGLFALFAWFMAMAGTAGAAFGAVVGLLSVALGVVAIRRASSGGHGRGRAWFAVVAGALCLVMTVVVASGA, from the coding sequence ATGAGCGCGCCGCTTCCACCCGCGGGTTGGTACCCGGACGGGTCCACGCCGAACGTCGTCCGCTGGTTCGACGGCAGCCGATGGACCGAGCACGTGACTCCGGTCGCCGCGCCCGCTGCACTGGTGCCGGGGTACGCGTCCGGTCCCTACGCGCCCGGGTACACGCCCGGGGCCTACGCCGCGGCCGCGTACGGTCCGGCGACCCCCGTCGGCAGCGACATGGGGCCGAGCAACGGTCTGCACTGGGTGCTGCCGGTGGGCCGCTCGTGGCAGTCGATCGTCGCCGGCTACGTCGGGCTGTTCGCGCTCTTCGCGTGGTTCATGGCCATGGCGGGAACGGCCGGGGCCGCGTTCGGTGCGGTGGTCGGGCTGCTGTCGGTGGCGCTCGGCGTCGTCGCGATCCGACGTGCGTCGTCCGGCGGCCACGGACGCGGTCGGGCCTGGTTCGCCGTCGTCGCCGGCGCGTTGTGCCTGGTGATGACCGTGGTGGTGGCCTCCGGCGCCTGA
- a CDS encoding thioredoxin family protein, translating into MTVARVVLVVAVLAAAVLVGLAWQRRNGRFTAVPTAVLAAADLTDGPHVHGPGVERLTSAEIGVEPGTRATFVQLSSEVCTPCRRTHAVLADLAAQEAGVRHVDLDVAQHLDLVRRFDVMRTPTVLLIDGAGVVVGRMSGATDRRQALAALEACPPPADGCPRGTIAG; encoded by the coding sequence GTGACCGTGGCCCGCGTGGTGCTGGTCGTGGCGGTGCTGGCGGCGGCGGTCCTGGTGGGCCTCGCGTGGCAGCGGCGCAACGGCCGGTTCACCGCAGTGCCGACGGCCGTGCTGGCGGCCGCTGACCTGACCGACGGGCCGCACGTCCACGGGCCAGGCGTGGAGCGCCTGACGAGCGCGGAGATCGGCGTGGAGCCCGGGACGCGTGCGACCTTCGTCCAGCTGTCCAGCGAGGTGTGCACGCCCTGCCGGCGCACCCACGCGGTGCTCGCCGATCTCGCTGCTCAAGAAGCTGGTGTCCGGCATGTGGACCTGGACGTCGCGCAGCACCTGGACCTCGTGCGACGCTTCGACGTGATGCGTACCCCGACCGTCCTGCTGATCGACGGCGCCGGTGTCGTCGTCGGGCGGATGTCCGGGGCGACCGACCGGCGTCAGGCGCTCGCTGCCCTGGAGGCCTGCCCGCCTCCGGCCGACGGCTGTCCGCGCGGGACCATCGCCGGCTGA
- a CDS encoding RidA family protein, with the protein MSVADRLAELGLQLPSSAAPVGAYVPAVRTGSYVWTSGQLPFVAGGLTVTGIVGLTPGQVTPPAATEQARIAALNALAAVGSLLAGPGGDPVAALDRVVRVVKVVGFVASDPTFTGQPAVLNGASELLHALLGDAGVHARSAVGVAALPLGSPVEVELVVEVA; encoded by the coding sequence ATGTCCGTCGCCGACCGTCTGGCTGAGCTGGGTCTGCAGCTGCCGTCCTCCGCCGCGCCCGTCGGCGCCTACGTGCCCGCGGTGCGCACCGGCTCGTACGTGTGGACGTCCGGCCAGCTGCCGTTCGTCGCCGGCGGGCTGACCGTCACGGGGATCGTCGGGCTGACGCCCGGTCAGGTCACGCCGCCGGCCGCCACCGAGCAGGCGCGCATCGCGGCGCTGAACGCGCTCGCCGCCGTCGGGAGCTTGTTGGCCGGTCCCGGTGGGGACCCCGTCGCGGCCCTGGACCGGGTGGTGCGGGTGGTCAAGGTGGTCGGGTTCGTCGCGAGCGACCCGACGTTCACCGGCCAGCCGGCCGTGCTGAACGGTGCGAGCGAGCTGCTGCACGCGCTGCTCGGCGACGCGGGCGTGCACGCGCGCTCGGCGGTCGGGGTCGCGGCGCTGCCGCTCGGTTCGCCGGTCGAGGTGGAGCTGGTCGTCGAGGTCGCCTGA
- a CDS encoding alpha/beta hydrolase, producing the protein MSTVDSAELAVDGPWEHRFVPANGARFHVALAGPDERDAPLVVLLHDVLTYWWAWRHQLPALAEAGYRVAAMDVRGTGGSDKPPHGYDAPTLATDVAGVIRSLGAGQAVLVGAGTGGQLAWATAALHGDAVRAVAALSCPHPLDVGPTTVRPAAARRLAYVQLPSVPERALTEGDLAARLLTGLSGGRGRPDAATVEAYTRALRVPFAAHSQLEQVRWLLRSRPRLDGRRYLAAFERARPLPTLQVHGDRDGVCTPAAAALHRSTAAALARPYRYELLRGVGHYVSDEAPERLTALLLDWLAETLV; encoded by the coding sequence ATGAGCACCGTCGACTCCGCCGAGCTCGCCGTCGACGGCCCGTGGGAGCACCGCTTCGTGCCGGCCAACGGCGCGCGGTTCCACGTGGCGCTGGCGGGGCCGGACGAGCGGGACGCCCCTCTGGTGGTGCTGCTGCACGACGTGCTCACCTACTGGTGGGCCTGGCGGCACCAGCTGCCGGCGCTGGCCGAGGCCGGGTACCGGGTCGCCGCGATGGACGTGCGCGGCACCGGCGGGTCGGACAAGCCGCCGCACGGCTACGACGCCCCGACGCTGGCCACGGACGTCGCCGGCGTGATCCGGTCCCTGGGTGCGGGCCAGGCCGTGCTGGTCGGCGCCGGCACCGGCGGTCAGCTCGCGTGGGCCACCGCCGCCCTGCACGGGGACGCGGTGCGCGCCGTCGCGGCGCTGTCCTGCCCGCACCCGCTCGACGTCGGTCCCACCACGGTGCGGCCCGCCGCGGCCCGCCGCCTGGCCTACGTGCAGCTGCCCTCCGTCCCGGAGCGGGCGCTGACCGAGGGCGACCTCGCAGCGCGCCTGCTGACGGGTCTCAGCGGCGGCCGGGGTCGCCCGGACGCGGCCACCGTCGAGGCGTACACCCGGGCGCTGCGGGTGCCGTTCGCCGCCCACAGCCAGCTGGAGCAGGTCCGGTGGCTGCTGCGGTCCCGCCCCCGGCTGGACGGCCGTCGCTACCTCGCCGCGTTCGAGCGCGCACGGCCGCTGCCGACGCTGCAGGTGCACGGTGACCGCGACGGGGTGTGCACCCCGGCCGCTGCCGCCCTGCACAGGTCGACGGCTGCGGCGCTCGCCCGTCCCTACCGCTACGAGCTGCTGCGCGGCGTGGGCCACTACGTGTCCGACGAGGCACCCGAGCGGCTGACCGCCCTGCTCCTGGACTGGCTCGCCGAGACCCTCGTCTGA
- a CDS encoding response regulator transcription factor: MADLLLLTPASGGSAQVLPALGLLSHRVRVLPVEPSALVDAPDADIVVLDARRDLVTARTTCRLLRATGLTVPLILVLTEGGLTVVTAEWGADDIVLENATPAEVETRFRLVMERAATAAYEDAPLEISAGELTIDAGGYTARLRGQPLDLTYKEFELLKYLVQHPGRVFTRAQLLQEVWGYDYYGGTRTVDVHVRRLRAKLGPEHEQLIGTVRNVGYRFDPPKEARRGADDRSGLTETAGL, encoded by the coding sequence GTGGCAGACCTGCTGCTCCTCACTCCGGCGTCCGGGGGGTCCGCGCAGGTGCTGCCCGCACTCGGCCTGCTGTCGCACCGGGTGCGGGTCCTACCGGTGGAACCGTCCGCTCTCGTGGACGCCCCGGACGCAGACATCGTCGTGCTCGACGCACGCCGTGACCTGGTGACGGCGCGCACCACGTGCCGGCTGCTGCGCGCCACCGGCCTGACGGTCCCGCTGATCCTGGTGCTGACCGAGGGCGGCCTCACCGTGGTGACCGCCGAGTGGGGCGCGGACGACATCGTGCTGGAGAACGCGACCCCGGCCGAGGTGGAGACCCGTTTCCGCCTGGTGATGGAGCGTGCGGCGACCGCCGCCTACGAGGACGCGCCGCTGGAGATCAGCGCCGGCGAGCTGACCATCGACGCGGGCGGGTACACCGCCCGGCTGCGCGGTCAGCCGCTCGACCTCACCTACAAGGAGTTCGAGCTGCTGAAGTACCTGGTGCAGCACCCGGGACGGGTGTTCACCCGCGCGCAGCTGCTCCAGGAGGTGTGGGGCTACGACTACTACGGGGGCACCCGCACGGTCGACGTCCACGTGCGGCGTCTGCGCGCCAAGCTCGGCCCCGAGCACGAGCAGCTGATCGGCACGGTGCGCAACGTCGGGTACCGGTTCGACCCGCCGAAGGAGGCACGGCGCGGGGCAGACGACCGCTCCGGTCTGACGGAGACCGCTGGGCTGTAG
- the nhaA gene encoding Na+/H+ antiporter NhaA, translated as MPPRREMHPRPTPERAPIDPVGAGRAPREHRRLFAALTPGSERNLLDTLRDERTGAVLLLVATALALGWAQLWPAGYRSTWATAVGPAAVHLHLTLGQWATDGLLAVFFFVVGLELKRELVTGELRRPATAVVPAVAAVGGMAVPALVYLAVNLTSADGRPVGWAVPTATDIAFAVGVLSLVGRSLPAALRAFLLTLAVVDDLLAIVVIAVFYARSLSVVPLLGSLGAVALFAVLARRARPPVWLLLPLALTAWALLHASGVHATIAGVLLGLSAPTSLPAGAAPDAASTAERWEHRWRPLSAGVAVPVFALAAAGVTISGDVLRAASHDPVALGVAAGLVLGKPLGILAATWAVARFTRATLAPALGWADVLGVGLVGGIGFTVSLLVGGLAFGSGSPHDEHVVVAVLAASAVAAVLGGSTLAWRDRVHRRRRRSVSG; from the coding sequence GTGCCGCCCCGCCGCGAGATGCACCCGCGCCCGACGCCTGAGCGCGCACCCATCGACCCGGTCGGTGCCGGCCGCGCACCACGTGAGCACCGCCGACTCTTCGCCGCCCTCACCCCCGGCAGCGAGCGGAACCTGCTCGACACGCTGCGCGACGAGCGGACCGGCGCCGTGCTGCTGCTCGTCGCGACGGCCCTCGCGCTCGGGTGGGCGCAGCTGTGGCCCGCCGGCTACCGCTCGACGTGGGCGACCGCCGTCGGCCCCGCGGCGGTGCACCTGCACCTGACGCTCGGGCAGTGGGCGACCGACGGGCTGCTGGCGGTGTTCTTCTTCGTCGTCGGGCTGGAGCTCAAGCGCGAGCTCGTCACCGGCGAGCTGCGCCGACCGGCGACCGCCGTGGTGCCCGCCGTGGCGGCCGTCGGCGGCATGGCCGTGCCCGCGCTCGTCTACCTCGCCGTCAACCTGACCTCCGCGGACGGCCGCCCGGTCGGCTGGGCCGTGCCGACGGCCACGGACATCGCCTTCGCCGTCGGGGTGCTGTCCCTGGTGGGACGCTCGCTGCCCGCCGCCTTGCGCGCCTTCCTGCTGACGCTCGCGGTGGTGGACGACCTGCTGGCGATCGTCGTCATCGCGGTCTTCTACGCCCGTTCGCTGTCCGTGGTGCCCCTGCTGGGCTCACTCGGTGCGGTCGCCCTGTTCGCGGTGCTGGCCCGCCGAGCGCGCCCGCCGGTGTGGCTGCTGCTGCCGCTCGCCCTGACGGCGTGGGCCCTGCTGCACGCGTCCGGCGTGCACGCGACCATCGCGGGCGTGCTGCTGGGGCTCAGCGCGCCGACCAGCCTCCCGGCCGGCGCGGCCCCCGATGCGGCGTCGACCGCGGAGCGGTGGGAGCACCGCTGGCGTCCCCTGTCGGCCGGCGTCGCGGTGCCGGTGTTCGCGCTGGCGGCGGCGGGGGTGACCATCTCGGGCGACGTGCTTCGTGCCGCGTCGCACGATCCCGTCGCACTCGGCGTGGCGGCGGGCCTGGTGCTGGGCAAGCCGCTGGGCATCCTCGCCGCCACCTGGGCCGTCGCCCGGTTCACGCGCGCCACCCTCGCACCGGCGCTGGGCTGGGCCGACGTGCTGGGGGTCGGACTGGTGGGCGGGATCGGGTTCACGGTCTCGCTCCTGGTGGGCGGCCTGGCGTTCGGCTCCGGGAGCCCGCACGACGAGCACGTGGTGGTCGCGGTGCTCGCGGCCTCCGCGGTGGCGGCCGTGCTGGGCGGCAGCACCCTGGCGTGGCGGGACCGGGTGCACCGACGGCGCCGCCGGTCGGTCAGCGGGTAG
- a CDS encoding WhiB family transcriptional regulator: protein MAWTSREGHWTASAACGKGKLAPDALFVEGSAQRDARSVCGTCPVRLECLADALDSRMDFGVWGGMTERERRALLRRRPEVRSWRSELATAGDVR from the coding sequence ATGGCCTGGACATCGCGGGAGGGCCACTGGACCGCGTCGGCAGCCTGCGGCAAGGGCAAGCTGGCGCCGGACGCCCTGTTCGTCGAGGGATCGGCGCAACGGGACGCCCGGTCGGTGTGCGGCACGTGCCCGGTACGGCTGGAGTGCCTGGCCGACGCGCTCGACAGCCGGATGGACTTCGGGGTGTGGGGCGGCATGACCGAGCGGGAGCGGCGTGCGCTGCTGCGTCGTCGCCCCGAGGTCCGGTCGTGGCGCAGCGAGCTCGCCACCGCCGGCGACGTGCGCTGA
- a CDS encoding transglycosylase domain-containing protein — MASPARSPRTHGRFIRPGQALALFLALVLVAGVGGVLAAGLALPAVAVADGTTSMTVKAFDGLPTELEQKPLPQKSTILAADGKVLATFYDQNRVVVPLAQIAPIMQKAVIAVEDKRFYEHSGIDVQGMARAAINTLVGQKEGASTLTQQYVKNVLIEAALAIPDPAQRAQALADARDNSGSSGMARKLREAKLAITLEKTMTKDQILEKYLNIAQFGGSSIYGVESAAEYFFGKHAKDLTYLEAATIAGITQSPTKWDPVLNPADSQNRRDTVLDLMYQQGYITQAEHDKGVATPLKDTLHVTPIKQGCMTANDTVAGSGFFCDYVTKVILNDPAFGKTQSDRQALLYRGGLTITTTLIPGEQAAADEEVKAGVPVNDPSGIGSALVSVEPGTGKITSMAENRVYNPMQNAGPGETALNFNTSFEYGGSRGFSPGSSYKAFTLLEWLRQGHSLNEKVNATPLQYNLSQFTSCKGKLSGVYKFSNSESNQNYPQTVLSATANSVNSAFIAMGLQLNLCNIVNGAADLGVLRAGDPNEKDASGDPQGGVPFGAYAGNILGSEQTSPLMMAGAYAAFASGGVFCKPIAITSVTDATGNKLNVPSADCQQKVEPQYAAAMDYAMSNVWNGTAKAVGAPPFPAAGKTGTTTFNEELWFVGFTPLRATAVWSGQITEQQKTLHGETINGKTYYQGPFGSDISAPTWKRFMMRIMAGQNVPNFPAVGSDQLYGKQVGVPNVVGQPQDQATSTLQNAGFTVQVSPNQVSSSVAAGSVASQSPTGTATPGSTVTLVISNGQPADNQPPPGGGAATGPTAGPGPGPGGQGGGKQHG; from the coding sequence ATGGCGTCCCCTGCCCGCTCGCCCCGTACGCACGGTCGCTTCATCCGGCCCGGCCAGGCGTTGGCCCTGTTCCTGGCGCTGGTGCTGGTCGCCGGCGTCGGCGGCGTGCTGGCCGCGGGCCTCGCCCTGCCCGCCGTCGCGGTCGCGGACGGCACCACCAGCATGACGGTCAAGGCCTTCGACGGGCTGCCCACCGAGCTGGAGCAGAAGCCCCTGCCGCAGAAGTCGACCATCCTCGCCGCGGACGGGAAGGTGCTGGCCACCTTCTACGACCAGAACCGCGTGGTGGTGCCGCTCGCGCAGATCGCGCCGATCATGCAGAAGGCCGTGATCGCGGTCGAGGACAAGCGGTTCTACGAGCACTCCGGGATCGACGTGCAGGGCATGGCTCGAGCGGCGATCAACACGCTCGTCGGCCAGAAGGAGGGCGCCTCGACGCTGACGCAGCAGTACGTGAAGAACGTGCTGATCGAGGCGGCGCTCGCCATCCCGGACCCCGCGCAGCGGGCGCAGGCGCTCGCTGACGCACGGGACAACTCCGGATCCTCCGGCATGGCACGCAAGCTGCGCGAGGCGAAGCTGGCCATCACGCTCGAGAAGACGATGACCAAGGACCAGATCCTCGAGAAGTACCTCAACATCGCCCAGTTCGGCGGGTCCTCGATCTACGGCGTGGAGTCGGCTGCGGAGTACTTCTTCGGCAAGCACGCCAAGGACCTGACCTACCTCGAGGCGGCGACGATCGCCGGGATCACGCAGAGCCCGACGAAGTGGGACCCGGTGCTGAACCCGGCCGACTCGCAGAACCGTCGCGACACCGTGCTGGACCTGATGTACCAGCAGGGCTACATCACACAGGCGGAGCACGACAAGGGCGTCGCCACCCCGCTGAAGGACACCCTGCACGTCACGCCGATCAAGCAGGGCTGCATGACGGCGAACGACACGGTCGCCGGTTCGGGCTTCTTCTGCGACTACGTCACCAAGGTGATCCTCAACGACCCGGCGTTCGGCAAGACGCAGTCCGACCGGCAGGCCCTGCTGTACCGCGGCGGCCTGACGATCACCACCACGTTGATCCCGGGTGAGCAGGCGGCGGCCGACGAGGAGGTCAAGGCCGGCGTGCCGGTGAACGACCCGTCGGGCATCGGCAGCGCGCTGGTCTCCGTCGAGCCCGGCACCGGCAAGATCACGTCGATGGCGGAGAACCGCGTCTACAACCCGATGCAGAATGCCGGCCCGGGTGAGACGGCGCTGAACTTCAACACGAGCTTCGAGTACGGCGGCTCGCGCGGGTTCTCCCCCGGCTCGAGCTACAAGGCCTTCACGCTGCTGGAGTGGTTGCGCCAAGGCCACTCGCTCAACGAGAAGGTCAACGCGACGCCGCTGCAGTACAACCTGTCGCAGTTCACCTCCTGCAAGGGCAAGCTGTCCGGCGTCTACAAGTTCAGCAACTCCGAGAGCAACCAGAACTACCCCCAGACGGTGCTCAGCGCGACGGCCAACTCGGTGAACTCCGCGTTCATCGCGATGGGCCTGCAGCTGAACCTGTGCAACATCGTCAACGGGGCAGCGGACCTCGGCGTGCTGCGCGCCGGTGACCCGAACGAGAAGGACGCCTCGGGCGACCCCCAGGGCGGCGTGCCGTTCGGGGCGTACGCGGGCAACATCCTCGGTTCGGAGCAGACGTCGCCGCTGATGATGGCCGGCGCCTACGCGGCGTTCGCCTCCGGCGGCGTGTTCTGCAAGCCGATCGCCATCACCAGCGTCACGGACGCGACCGGCAACAAGCTCAACGTGCCCAGCGCCGACTGCCAGCAGAAGGTCGAGCCGCAGTATGCCGCCGCGATGGACTACGCGATGAGCAACGTCTGGAACGGCACGGCCAAGGCCGTCGGCGCACCGCCGTTCCCGGCTGCCGGCAAGACCGGCACGACGACGTTCAACGAGGAGCTGTGGTTCGTCGGCTTCACGCCGCTGCGGGCCACCGCGGTGTGGTCCGGCCAGATCACGGAGCAGCAGAAGACGCTGCACGGCGAGACGATCAACGGCAAGACCTACTACCAGGGACCCTTCGGCTCCGACATCTCGGCACCGACGTGGAAGCGGTTCATGATGCGGATCATGGCCGGCCAGAACGTGCCGAACTTCCCGGCGGTGGGCAGCGACCAGCTGTACGGCAAGCAGGTGGGCGTGCCGAACGTCGTCGGACAGCCCCAGGACCAGGCGACGTCGACGCTGCAGAACGCCGGGTTCACCGTCCAGGTGTCGCCGAACCAGGTGTCCTCCTCCGTGGCGGCCGGCTCGGTGGCGAGCCAGTCGCCCACGGGCACCGCGACGCCGGGGTCGACCGTCACGCTGGTGATCTCCAACGGCCAGCCGGCGGACAACCAGCCGCCGCCTGGCGGCGGGGCCGCCACCGGCCCGACAGCGGGCCCCGGACCCGGTCCAGGAGGCCAGGGCGGCGGGAAGCAGCACGGCTGA